A single Bufo bufo chromosome 6, aBufBuf1.1, whole genome shotgun sequence DNA region contains:
- the LOC121003417 gene encoding glutathione S-transferase P 1, whose product MPEYTIIYFNARGRCEAMRMLMADQGAQWKEEVVTSDDWQKGDLKKAAVYGQLPGFKDGDFTLYQSNAMLRLLARNHDLYGKNPREASLIDMVNDGVEDLRLKYLKMIYQNYENGKDDYVKALPTDLGHFERLLASNNEGKGFVVGAHISFADYNLVDLLHNHLVLAPDCLSGFPLLCAYVKRISSRPKLEAYLSSDAHKKRPINGNGKQ is encoded by the exons A TGCCTGAATACACCATCATTTATTTTAATGCCAGAG GTCGTTGTGAAGCTATGCGAATGCTCATGGCTGACCAGGGAGCTCAATGGAAGGAGGAAGTCGTAACGTCTGATGACTGGCAGAAGGGGGATCTGAAGAAAGCTGCG GTGTATGGCCAACTTCCAGGATTTAAAGATGGAGACTTCACTCTGTATCAGTCTAATGCCATGTTGCGCCTTCTTGCCAGGAATCATG ATCTGTATGGGAAAAATCCTCGTGAGGCAAGCCTCATAGACATGGTTAATGACGGAGTGGAAGATCTTCGGCTTAAGTATTTGAAGATGATCTATCAGAACTAT GAGAATGGAAAAGATGATTACGTTAAGGCTCTGCCCACTGACCTTGGTCACTTTGAACGTCTGCTTGCCTCTAATAATGAGGGGAAGGGGTTTGTGGTAGGAGCTCAT ATTTCCTTTGCTGATTACAACCTGGTGGATCTTCTGCACAACCATCTTGTTCTGGCACCAGACTGCCTTTCAGGCTTCCCACTCCTCTGTGCCTATGTCAAACGCATTAGTAGCCGTCCCAAGCTTGAAGCATATCTCTCCAGTGATGCCCACAAGAAGAGACCAATCAATGGCAATGGCAAGCAGTGA